Proteins from one Nicotiana tabacum cultivar K326 chromosome 23, ASM71507v2, whole genome shotgun sequence genomic window:
- the LOC107803375 gene encoding ankyrin repeat-containing protein BDA1-like, whose amino-acid sequence MDQILTDVCEAGDINDFYLLNPDLERIDEIPFVDTPLHIAASAGKTQLAIEILSLKPSFGRKLNSEGLSPLHSALKKGHVETAKRLIKHDPELIRVRGRERITPLHYVAETENINLLGEFLYACPASIKDLTISGETALHVAVKTSKLNCVLVLLGWLQRTNNREILKLKDENGDTVLHIAVSTNQLQIVKLLIKNMKNINEKNMQGLTALDIAMGPPDEQNREMKRLLRSSGASTTSSLKTDVLLSDFLGSKETISEKFVKYDVNLRKGLSNDVRNALLVVAILIATATYQALLSPPGDVTQGDGSTTTTAGGGGRPGTVVLPKKYFNPITYTNTICFVISVGLIIFLVQTSRYSLPLQMSLVFMMLSYMISLLAIFPPGKVAAYAVISSSIVIIYARFLGSMEYVPGLRWLLGYDRLKLQRKVVLSKYAKDEFN is encoded by the exons ATGGATCAAATACTGACCGATGTTTGTGAAGCAGGAGATATTAATGACTTCTACTTGCTAAATCCTGATCTTGAAAGAATCGATGAGATCCCATTTGTGGATACTCCATTACACATTGCTGCATCAGCTGGAAAAACTCAATTAGCCATTGAAATCCTGAGCTTAAAGCCTTCATTTGGTAGAAAGCTAAACTCTGAAGGTCTAAGCCCCTTGCACTCGGCTCTGAAAAAAGGACATGTTGAGACCGCGAAACGACTCATCAAGCATGATCCTGAACTCATTCGTGTTCGAGGAAGAGAAAGAATTACTCCTTTACATTATGTAGCAGAAACAGAAAATATCAATCTTTTAGGGGAGTTTCTCTATGCTTGCCCTGCATCAATCAAGGACTTGACCATTAGTGGTGAGACTGCTTTACATGTTGCTGTCAAAACCAGCAAGTTAAATTGTGTCCTAGTTTTACTGGGATGGCTCCAAAGGACAAACAACAGAGAGATTCTTAAGTTGAAAGATGAAAATGGTGATACTGTTCTGCATATTGCTGTGTCAACAAATCAACTCCAG ATAGTTAAGTTGTTAATCAAGAACATGAAAAATATAAACGaaaagaatatgcaaggattgacaGCACTTGACATAGCAATGGGACCTCCAGACGAACAAAACAGAGAAATGAAGAGGCTTTTACGCTCTTCTGGTGCTTCAACTACCTCTTCACTGAAAACAGACGTTCTTTTATCAGATTTTCTTGGATCAAAAGAGACAATCAGCGAAAAGTTCGTCAAATACGACGTTAATCTAAGAAAAGGTTTATCAAATGACGTGCGAAATGCTCTTCTAGTGGTAGCTATACTCATCGCAACAGCCACATACCAAGCATTGCTCAGCCCACCTGGCGACGTAACACAAGGCGACGGCAGCACTACAACCACCGCGGGCGGCGGCGGTCGTCCCGGGACAGTGGTTTTGCCAAAGAAATACTTCAACCCCATAACGTATACAAATACAATATGTTTTGTAATTTCTGTGGGGTTGATTATTTTCTTGGTTCAAACTAGTAGGTATAGTTTGCCATTACAAATGTCTTTGGTTTTCATGATGTTGAGTTACATGATCTCATTGTTAGCTATATTTCCGCCGGGGAAAGTTGCTGCATATGCTGTGATTTCGTCTTCTATTGTGATTATATATGCAAGGTTTCTAGGATCAATGGAGTATGTTCCTGGTTTAAGATGGTTACTAGGCTACGATCGTCTTAAATTGCAGCGAAAAGTCGTACTTAGCAAGTATGCAAAggatgagtttaattag
- the LOC107764879 gene encoding ankyrin repeat-containing protein BDA1-like, with protein MEAAEKLAEAARVGNIDVLYELLCSNPFLLESFEQVQFIDTPLHIAASEGCTHFAIEIMSLKHSFCGKLNTNGFSPLDLALRNGHRETVSRLVQFNPDLIRVQGKGRITPLHYVAEIDDVEFLAQFLLACPASVEDLTICDETAVHIAVKNSNERAFKVLLGWLQRTENLDILDWKDEAGNTVLHIAASTNQPQVVRRLIKRVYTLNEINAEGLTAFDIALRLAMESSREIKKVLQKAGVCRSSLLPSVCSKAQFFSSKEYMSQKIVKLHAFLHKGLSEDMRNVLLVVAVLIATASYQAVLSPPGGLYSNDSGNLRGGLSNGQVQMPTNYLNLFLIFNSLAFALSVGMMVLFIQDSLGGALLDLALLFLMFSYFLSMFSISGNTKTGLMSAGRALAIISSLFLFFLIIMPKMWVDAPRMMLLDCLTRRETVSDRMQYRLVVKKYSSLVGHKCKGIHCNDNIGILHNLAFFSE; from the exons ATGGAGGCGGCTGAGAAGCTGGCGGAGGCTGCTCGAGTGGGTAATATTGATGTGTTATATGAGCTTCTATGTTCAAATCCATTTCTACTGGAAAGCTTTGAACAGGTACAATTTATCGATACGCCTCTGCATATAGCAGCCTCAGAAGGTTGTACACACTTTGCTATTGAAATAATGAGCTTAAAGCATTCATTTTGTGGGAAACTCAACACCAATGGATTTAGCCCCCTTGACTTGGCTTTGCGCAACGGACACAGGGAGACTGTCTCAAGGCTGGTTCAGTTTAACCCCGACCTTATCCGAGTGCAAGGAAAGGGAAGAATTACACCTTTACATTATGTGGCAGAAATAGATGACGTAGAATTTTTGGCCCAATTTTTACTAGCTTGTCCTGCATCTGTCGAGGACTTGACCATTTGCGATGAAACTGCAGTTCATATTGCTGTGAAAAATAGCAATGAAAGAGCGTTCAAAGTCCTCTTGGGATGGCTTCAGCGGACTGAAAATTTGGATATTTTGGACTGGAAAGATGAGGCTGGAAATACAGTTCTGCATATTGCAGCTTCTACAAACCAACCCCAG GTGGTTAGACGTTTGATCAAAAGAGTATACACGCTTAATGAAATTAACGCAGAAGGCTTGACAGCATTCGATATTGCCCTAAGACTAGCAATGGAGTCGAGCAGAGAAATTAAGAAAGTTTTGCAAAAGGCAGGAGTTTGCAGATCTTCATTACTTCCCTCAGTTTGTAGCAAGGCGCAATTTTTCAGTTCaaaagaatacatgtctcagaaAATAGTAAAGCTCCACGCTTTTCTACATAAGGGTTTATCAGAAGACATGCGCAATGTGCTTCTAGTGGTTGCAGTTCTAATTGCCACAGCTTCTTATCAAGCTGTATTGAGTCCTCCAGGAGGACTTTATTCcaatgattctggaaatttacGAGGTGGTTTAAGCAATGGACAAGTACAAATGCCGACTAATTATCTGAATTTGTTCCTTATTTTCAACTCCTTGGCCTTTGCATTGTCTGTTGGAATGATGGTGTTATTCATTCAGGATAGTTTGGGCGGGGCGCTGCTAGATCTGGCACTGCTTTTTCTAATGTTTAGCTATTTCCTATCCATGTTTTCAATTTCAGGGAATACTAAAACTGGTTTAATGAGTGCAGGTAGAGCGTTGGCTATTATTTCTTcgcttttcttgtttttcttgatAATAATGCCAAAGATGTGGGTGGATGCGCCAAGAATGATGCTACTCGATTGTTTGACACGCCGGGAAACTGTTTCTGATCGAATGCAGTATCGTCTGGTGGTTAAGAAGTATTCATCACTAGTTGGTCATAAGTGTAAAGGGATCCATTGTAATGATAATATTGGAATTTTGCACAATCTTGCTTTTTTTAGCGAATGA